In Silene latifolia isolate original U9 population chromosome 6, ASM4854445v1, whole genome shotgun sequence, the genomic window CGGAGAgcgcgtcctttggaataggcgcaaagCAATTGCTGCGTCTGTTTCTGACCAATCCGTCGTGAAGTtttaattgcgtgttgttaatactcgtcggtaaatttaatgattgattaaattagttactcggatgaaagtgattaataggttatttacatgtgattaatgggtcatgaaagtaataaacatggatgggacggaattaaacgaattaattacatgaatgaatgattgattagtgacatgagtgaatgaaataaactaaacaagataAATTAACGACAAATATGCAATGAATATGCGAtacatatgacaaaagacagatgaaaatatatcaaaggatcgaattccagaaactcaatatgaacaaattgaatttctacaacccggattgaattcaatgacgaaaacccgcaaatatgagattacttgggattcaagccgaatttaatgatgaattaaatatGTTAACGgtgaataataatatacatgtgaaatattatactattatgacgaagaattaacaaaaaacaacggaaacaaataagaaagaacgaattacagaggacgaaggaagaagaaaggaagcaggaactgcggcagcctaacgaagaggcgcggcaggtgctgcgtcccttcgaagaggcgcaacagttgctgcgtcctttctcgacggtcatcttctggaaatccgtaaaaagaggttttgaacacggttttagaaatcggttttaatgatatttttgacataaatcatacattgatgatttcaaaaagtaaataaataaataaataaggattatacaccctcagacttacatgtttgacgaaacgagaaggactaagatatcgattagtgatgctcgacgcgaatgtaaagaaagtgccctcgtaagaggaaaacgattaattaattaagttgattgatgtggagttggtcaaattggtcggtcatgcaaacgaggctggtactcagaggatccgagcttacgtggtcgaatgttcaagcacgtagacaccaaaaagtaagaacaaaggtctagaatgcaaaggtctagaatgcaaagggagaagagaagggcggacactcgcgtgagaaatatgaggagcgaaggctcctatttatactaatcacgtgaaggaaaaccctccctaccgtccggtcattttccggcagattttttgcattcttttgagtcactcgttttgcgctaattaaggccatatgtatatataaatgtatgttttgcgtgattttctatgtaaatttcggcggcatgacggcgtaaacgtcatccaccaaacctgttcaaagctaacctgcaggtacaagcgacgcaacccagcagcaaagccactcaggccatcttatatacacaaaaaaaggaaatgtacaacaaactgggggctcgagccccaaacaaagtccagaatgttccaaatgaaggtccaaatgtacaactgtgcaaaatacagctaacaaacaaacaaaaaagctacataaaactactgctggtcgccctccagctctgcaactcttgccgcaagagcggcaatctcggcgtcccgaacctcgagctccctcaacaagcgagctgtctcctcccgagactgggtcaactctcgctccagctcgcggtccccctgtaaacaacaaaatggctcatgtcaatcgtttcaagcaaaattggaaaatcaaaattcaaaaatgaaacaggcacaaggttcatacctgacggactcgaccgccgacaagtgcctcgacggcagtagctcgcagccggttggccaccctccacaacgccacgaaccgagacggcgcaacctgcattttcaaaaaagaagttctcaacaattgaacaaactcaatcaaatgtgttcttacacaaaagctatgcaaagttagaggatttaccctccgaatcagatgttgccaatcgtctaggccagcatccgtcacagctacgtcaaagtcacgcagctcggagatcgtcgtcctcccggtcgcgtcagtgtactcgagggtctcggggtactctgggggctcgatgcccgccgcctcaacctcctgcaaaaccaaatatttctcgttaattggtgatctttcatcataattctcaaaaggaaatcaaatcaagaggaagagtaaaagatactcaccactaccggccagtacgccaacctcccgtagaggaacgctgagtagtcctcgccaggaagaaggagggcgtcaccactagcgtcagccaagtccgcctccctctctgcctcagaaggctccctgaacatcgtcctaggaggatcgatgggaaccgtcaacacgtcccgagagcactgacgagccaagcgctcgcccaagtaccacaccggacccatcgacgtcctgaaaagcagccggctcgagctcctaggtcgaaggacctcagccacaaaaggaagcgtgtcagcgtactccgcccaaggcctgggcacccactgggacaagataaacaaaggaattatgatcaatttaaaagcaatatagaagcaaatgaatattaGCAAGATACTTAcgttgtctagctgaagagcgttcacatcccgccggtagacaccgtgagaagagcgcttgctcttcgtcctgcacatcacccaatccctcaccacgagataggccttctccagcggctccgtcctcttgggcgcgaggctcgggaagtaggagtacacccacgcctgtgaagcaagataatCAATGATGGTCTTTcaggatttgataaagaaaggaattaactttggtctaaaggaaggttcatacctccagcagtagtccaggtccgacagcgccatgagaagtccccttctccatcaactccggacgaaccatggccctcatgatgCGGATGAGaaccgcaaagccagcagtgacccagtcccaacgccctagggagctcaggtcagaaaggaagggaagaagcttcgtcgacagcctctcgcccttgtctccgaggtaaatcgaagacagaaaccaccagagccacaaacgagccctctgctcagctgtacagggaggaggagccgtctccctcccgtcaatcgtaaataaataaataaataaataaataaataaataaataaataaggattatacaccctcagacttacatgtttgacgaaacgagaaggactaagatatcgattagtgatgctcgacgcgaatgtaaagaaagtgtcctcgtaagaggaaaacgattaattaattaagttgattgatgtggagttggtcaaattggtcggtcgtgCAAACGAGACtgatactcagaaggatccgagcttacgtggtcgaatgttcaagcacgtagacgccaaaaagtaagaacaaaggtctagaatgcaaagggagaagagaagggcggacactcgcgtgagaaatatgaggagcgaaggctcctatttatactaatcacatgaaggaattagggtttcggagactctttggaagtgaatctcggaaagatatgaaaaagatacgaaaactacgcagaataggacctgggaagaggcgcaacagccactgcgtctcttggaagaggcgcagcacctgctgcgtctgttcccaagtggtttcctcctgcggaggaaagatttccgtgtttaagttatggtaggacggaataatttggttttccttaatatcttatgtgaatatttcgggaaattgtttgccaaaggatgaaaattatgaaatatggaatagaaatatccggaacattccagaacattctgactcgggatttaacggttatcagaaaatgaagacggttttaggcccggactccaaatgtactctaattactgtcaaaacgaccgtatcggcacgtagatgacaactaagaggtagacattaatatttgagcaatcacttgacgataatcttacgaattgtcacaaatcgttccgcgtaccaaacatgcggcccaatcatcaccgggtggtttgcgagaggtgcagaaatgaggtatctacactatgGCCGGCCGCCGACCTCCATCTCACTACCGCTCTATCTCTGGCGACGTGAAAGACGGCCATCATCCGCCACCAATCCCTTCAACCACCAATTAGAATAAACCCCTAAATTGATTTTAAAtctaaaccctaaattaatttaaATGCTATAAAATTCAAAGAAAAACTTTAAATTGATCAATATAAATGTTATTAACAAATTTAATACTTGTTTTACCTTTAAATTATGATTCAtaattaaagaaattaatttattttgaaATGAaggcattgttgtcagaatcgcgattcgatccaacgattctacgattttacgatccaaaaatgcttgaccgatcctggatcctacgattctatcatagctgtagaatcttacgatcctattaatttgaaaatatttagagatgggatcataatacgatcctacgattttacgatcctacgatccgattctataataaaaaaattaatatatatttttatataatgacaccgtaaaacccaaatttcaTGTAACttgttcatacaatgatactaaaatcattaattaccaatattttatgaataaatattaataaataagtgttctgattttcaattatatgtttttaccaaataaaaaattatatatagtgagtttgtagaatcttgcgattctacgatccgattctaccgattcgatcctaccctccccatcgatccaaagtagaatcccgatcctgacaacattgaatGAAGGTATGATTAGAGATTGAGAGAAAacctttttttttgtaagggtAAATAAATGGAAAGTAAGGGTTAAAAAGTACTATAATGAGTAAAAAATGTACTGCAAAAATAAATTAGTACTCTAATTTGAGAGTTTGGCCAAAATAAGATAATGCATAAAGATCCAAATTTGATATATCATGTATGCTCCACAATAttaccgtttttttttttttttttttggttaagagagaaaaaggataGCTTACAGCTTCCTAAAAGTAACATAACAAACTACACGACTAAGCAACCCTAGACACCGGATTAGCAAATCTAGTGTTACAAAGCCAAACTTAAAGACTATATTAATATTTTTTTGAAAGTAAAATTACAATAGTAAGGCAAACTAGAGCAATGTAAGCGTGATGTTGAAAGACGGAAGCTTGGCCACGAACGTTGGTATCAACATCATTAGCACGGAAGATCTCCAAAGGTTTATCTAtgggtgttaatgagacgagacaacTTGCGAGCAATTCGAGATCGGCTCAGTCAAAGCTCGcctcgggctcggctcgagagcttaacaAGTCAACAAGTCAAGTCGAGCAAAGGCATGCTCGACTCTAAAAGCTCgtgagcggctcgaacttgtgtgattacATAAGATATTTCTCATATTTTGTAAAAATATCATACATATCAAATGTCTCGCTaatttgccaaatatttttacatataaccttTGAGCCTTGTTCTTAAAAATATgggagaaaaaaaataaaaaaaataaacaattttatCTAGGCTCGATTTGGGTTCGAGTTTGGCCCGAGCTCGCGTTAAATCTCGTAAGCTttataacgagcacatttttttcaagctcgggtaagctcgagatcggctgGAGCTCAGGTTTTGattcttgagcacaagccgagcaaagCCAAGCTCAGGTTCAgctcggctcgttaacacccctaATTGTATCAACGTTAATTGTCCAGTTACATTATGTTTGTGAATTTGAAACTGATCGATGAAACGAGCATTGTTCAATTGTagaggattacaagtttacaacaACATAAGCGAATGCCTTTAAAGCTCTCTTCTATGGCAAGATAAGGCAGCAAAGTTCATTGTATACGCAGCCTAACACTTGTCTTGAAAACATAGGGATACTAGAAGGGATGAGTCCGGATGACTACTAATGAACATTGAGCTGATAAAAAGTGGGTTTTGAAGCACCTTTTTTTTTTGCTAAGCATTGCTTTTGGTTTGTCATATCATGCTAAAACCCTTTTTTTATATAGTATTATCATAGTGCAAGATTAATTAAACTAGTAAATATCCATCTCGATAGAAAGGTATTTCACGAGTTATTTTTTTTAACAATTACGATTTAATAGTCTATCAATCTAGCCCTAAATACATTACATTCCTAGTTCCGACCCTGGTGTAAACTCCAATTTTTTGAATTTCACATTTACCTTCTAGGTTTGAATGTGCAACTTGTAGGGTTACACGGTTCGGTGTTCGATTGGGCACAACAGTTCGTGCTCCTTCGGCTGCTCCTCACTCTTTCATCTCTAATCAGCATCCCTTTATAACAGCTCAAGACTTTGGTACTGTTCTTTCCACCAAACTCGGAAGTCGGAACCGTGTAACAGAGTAACCaactagtgcattgtgagtgctTTTCTGAGGGTAAGATTATTGATATTTTTGAGACAAGACTTTGGTAAATTTTAAGACAAGACTCACCAAGATTACCAATAATCtaccaaagtcttaagttgagtcttgaaaatccaagactcaacttaagactttgggtgAGTCTTGACCCCACCTCGAAAGAAAATTATCCAATGAGTGGCTCTCATGTGTCCCttcttttttgttaaaaaaaaagaaGTAAAGTAAAAAAGTAGAGTTGTATAAAGTATGAAGTAAGTGAGACAAgtctgaacaataaagaaataataaaagttagtgaaaagccGAAGTGCAGAGTCTTAAGACTTTGGAGAGTCTTCCTGATAATCTCACCCTTGCATTAGAAATGCAATATTATCGattcttttaattaaaattaaaaggtCGATTaactattttattgttttaacgAAATCTAAATGCATTAAATTACCGTATACTAAACGGTTCCAGTGAAGGTTTTTCACAGTATAATCCGAGAGCTAGCTTGAGATCGAAGCTTCACCACAATATCCGATACTTAATATGGTTACTTCACATATTTTTTCATCATAGCCACTAACTCCTCGTGCTTCTTAGTCTGATCTGCAATTCTCAGCTCCTTGAGAACCATTCCGTACGCTTCGTACACATCCACAAGTGGTCTCAAGTACGCACACTCGAGCATGTCCTCAAAGAATAAACACGCATCTGACCAATCCCCAATAGCACAAAGCACCGATATCAAAATCTTATAAGTTTTAGCATTAGGTTCAACATCAAGTTCACACATTTCCTCTTCCAACTTAAAAACCATATCAGTCGACTTAAATTCAACAAACATCCTCAATAACACATTAAAGGTCACGGTGTTAGGCTGGCACTTCAATTCCTTCATCTTTGCATACAACGTGTCAGCAGCATTCATATCTCCCACTTGTGAGATACAATTAAATATCGGATTAAAACTATGCGCGTTAGGCACAATACCCTTATTCACCATTTCGTCAATCAACTTCATTGCATCATCCCTATTCTCAACATCCCTACAATAACACGCAATCAAACAGTTATAAGTAGTTACATCAGGTTCACACCCAAACCTCTTCATTTGATTATAAACCTCCAAAATCTTCTCGGTCGTCCCAAACTTCACATAATAATTCAAGAAGTTATTAAAACTCGCAGCATTAGGCTGACAACCTTTCTCAATCATCACTGAGAAAACCCTCTCAGCCCGCGTAATCTGACAATGGCTACACAATCCATCAATAAAAACATTATAAGTAGACACATTTGGAACAATTCCCGTCTTTTTCATTTCGGCAAAAACCCTCGCAGCCTTGGAAATCTTATGAACACTACACCAACCCTTAATCAAGTTATTATAATCAACAACATCAAGCTCACAAATATCCTTCAATTTATCAAAAAACCACTGAGCCTCGGCTGCCTGTTTCTTCTTAACAAACATAGCAATAACAAAAGTAATTGCAGCTTTATCAAGACTACAACCATATTCCTCCATCCAATTAAACGCACGATAACCTGAAatattataatgtttaaatttCCTTCTAAGCAACCTAACAAAAAGCTCAGAAGGAATTTCTAATTTTCGACGTCTCATTTCCTCAATAAAACCACAAGCATGATCAAATCTATCAGCTTTCCCAAGTAAATCAACAATTTCAACAAAACCCTGCTTATAAATCTCAAAATTGTCCCAACTAACTGCCCAATTAAAAAAGGTAAGAGCTTGGTAATAGGGGATACGAGGTCGAGAATACCGACATTTTTTGAGAATAGAAAGGACAACCGAAGGCGAAATACACTCACCTGGAGTAATCTGAGAAAAGGATTGAGCAAGGGAGGGGATTATATTAGCATCAATTTCATACTCGCGGCTTGTATCATAGGGTATGCTAAACTTAGGGTTTTCTTTATGATGATCTTTAATCAATGAATTCAATCCTTTAACAATTGGGTTTTTTTGAGGAGTGATATTAGAACTTATATTAGCATCAATTTCATgggtttctttctcattttgagAACAATTAGGGTTTTTAGGGGATTCAAGAACTGTCGAAAATGGTAAAGAAAAGGATTTAATAAAAGATTTAGGGAAAGCAAGATGTAATTTTGATCTAATTAACGccataattagattgattgatgaaatgggtttgaagaaaattttgatttttaagaGTGGTTTTGATGGAATTCAAGAATCTGAGGTATCAAGGGTTTTAGGTTAAATTTGGGGAAGAACAATgaatcaattaaatcattaactGCTTGCTCCTAGAGTCCTAGGGCTGAGCAACTTTAACTCTGGAGTCTGGACCGTAAAAAGGGACCGCACCGAACCACTTGGTCTGGACCGAAATCGGACCAAATTTTCttaggtccggtcctcggtccatattttttactccctcctattccagatAATCGTCCCATTGTCCATTTCCGTCTAGTCGGGTAACTGTCCCATTGTCTATTTTTGGTGAGTGTTGTGTGGTGcaaattcaattccatttccgtctattcacataattgtcccattgtccgttttgtgtggtctaaactcactttcttaattcttgtgccattttcacaatgggacggttatgtagaataggagggagtagctTTTAGTATTCGATTAAGTCTTGTCCAAGAGCGGTAATTTTAGGTACGGACAGAAAAGAACGAAATCCATAAGGTTAATTtagtataattttttttgaaacagTTTACTAATTTAGTTTCAAAAGACATTACAAACCAAAtgataaataaaaaaacaattgCTCCCAACTCCAAAGTAGGCAGCAAGGGTAGCAGTAACCCTACCTCGTGGAATGAGAGTTGGGCATTACAGAGCCTTTAACCAGAAGACAATAACCCCATGGCACCTGAACCATTCATACGCCAAAGCAACCTTAAACTTACCATTTCTAGACCAATTGTTCACAGTATTAATACCAGTTATAATGGAACCAATCCTATTGAGAATTTCATTCTATCCTTAATGTTGATCTACCATATACTCCGTAGTACGTACTAGAAGGAGAATTGTAAGCTCTACTCCGCTGAGCCCAATTTTCGACATAATCATGTGCAAGTAACCAAATCCATTTAGCCAACAATGCTTTATTCCAAGAGAGGAGTTCTTTTACATTGAATCCCCCCTCTTTGTGAGGTTTGCAAATACTCTTCCAACCATCAAATACCATTTCCCTACTGTCAGATTCAATGTTCCATAAATAGTCTTTGAATATTTTGTTGATCCTCTTAAGAACATTCTTAGACAGCAGGGCACTGGCACACCAGAAATTAGCTAGCCCAAATATGACagaattcaaaatttgggtcctTTCAGCATAAGACAAGAAATTATTAGACCAGTGCATCCGAGAGTTCTGGATCTTCGTAATCAAGGCACCATAAACTTCCATGGAATTCTTAGTAGAGTTTAAAGGGATGCCCAGATATCTGAAGGGGAAATGACCCTCTGTAAAGCTAGTAACCTGTAAAATCCGAGCTTTAACAGTGGGAGAAATCCCTCCCAAATAGATATCGGTTTTACTAATATTAGCATGTAATTCAAACCAAGAAACAAATTCATCTAGTATCCTAATTGCACCTTTAACTGAAGGCACATCTCCTCTTGTGAAGATTATGAGGTCATCATCAACAAACACCAGATGAGTGAGTTTTAGTTTGGCACACTTGAATTGGGATGTAGAGAGACCAATGGCTGAAAATTTGACCTCCTCAAGTGCCTAGATAATATTTTCATGCCAAGTACAAAGAGATAAGAGAAAGAGAGTCTCCTTGCTGAGTCCACTTTAACCTTTGAAAAATCCATGAGTAGCTCTATTGCTTTTGATGGAAAACCAGGATCCAGAGATGCAACCCATTATCCAACTAGTGAACAATAAGTCTTCCTTGTGATGGATATATCGGTCACAAACTTGGGACGGGTCAAGTATCACTCACATTGGTagataaaataaaagtaaaagtgcCTAAGTAATCACAAAGGTTTGTCCTTATCTTACCAAGTAagttttatttgacccgtcacaagctccCTAAGAGTAAGATACTTCCTACTGTAATTTCTTACTAAGGATTGGAAAAACATAAGTTTTTCAAAAATATTAATGATTTTGTGTGAATGCTTTTATATATAACGTACTTCAAAAATAATCATTGGATAGTGTCAAAATTATGTTAGAATTCTTGTTTTGGGATTACTTGATACAACCATATGGCTCAACAAATAAATTGTGTTTTTCTTGTTATTGTGAAGTAGCCATTATTCGGTATAGCTCCAACAATTTTTATTACGGCTCATTCTAAAACAACCAGATTTCATGGTAGAGAATGAGAAACCTCACATGTTTATGTTGATGATGTTGCTTTATGAAATTTAGAATTTTCCTGGTACGATTTCCATTTTGCGGCATGGCACTCTTTTTTAATAAATAGCTGATTTTTCTGTCTACGTTCTGCGAATCCAGGACTATTTTTACTTTCCAACTGGTTGTTGCTGCTAGCATTTCTAATCACCCGGTGTGAGTGTGTGCGACATATAGTGATATATGCATGATCAGAAACTTGCATAAGTCTCAGATTGTCGCCGCCCGACTCAATGGTGGCGAACACTTCAGAATGGTCCAGACACTGTCGAAGAGCTGCTAGATCACCATGTGATGAAGGAGCCAtagtatgatgatgatgatgaaaatgAGAGGCTATCTCTTAGGAGACTTACTCCTGCTAAAatggttttgttgtttgtatttgGATACAGTTATTTGGTATAAATTTACTGGGCATTATAATTCAGTCCAGTCTTCGGTCCTTGTTTTTGTCCGTCCTAGTCTATCCTAAGATCGAGTAATTAAGGATTTAAGGTTCTCATTGAATTTACCGAAAGTTGAAATTTATGTTTTTCCAAAACTAGCCCTTAAAATTAAGTAATTAggtattttaccaaaaaaaaaaaagcattagAAACTCAATATTATcgattcttttaattttttttttttttggccgttGATAAGAAAGGTTCTACATAATCTaaatgcatttaattaattaccGTATACTTAACTTGACAGTTCCAGTTAAGGTTTTTCACAGTATAATCCGAGAGCTAGCTTCAGATTGAAGCTTCACCACAGTGTAAATTGACAATTTATTATTTTCTAACGTTTTTCATCATTGTTATTTTGatttgagagaaaaaaaaaaacaatttaagtAATACTCATAacatgaaatgtgtattttaatgaaaaaaagtttTTACACAGATTTAATGATACTGTTTTATAACTTTTTTTAAAAGCATATTTTTTAGCTATAACTTATCTTATAACTTATCttaccaagaacgaaatttttatCATCAAAAACCTAGAAGCAAATCTTAAATTGGGAAGTACTATATCGAAATAGGAAAGAAAATAAGAGATTATATCAAAATAGGGGAAATATTTTAGGCGGTGAGttttcctattcatttagtatataggggatggGTTTTCATCATATCCACTAACTCCGCGTGCTTCTTAGTCTGACCTGCAATTCTCAACGCCTTGAGAACCATATCGTACACTTCGTACACAAGCATACGTGGTCTCAACTTCATTTGCTCGAGCATCTCCTCAAAGTATTTACACGCCTTTGACCAGTCCCCCATAGCACAAAACATCGAAATGTAAATCTTATAGGTTTCAACATTAACATCATCCATTTCATCTATGAGTTTAAAAACCATATCAGTCGACTTAGATTCAACAAACATCCTCAGTAGCACATTATAACTCACGACATTAGGCTCGCACTCCAATTCCTTCATCTTTGCGTACAACGTTTGAGCAGCATTCACATCTCCCACTTGTGAGTAACAATTAAATATCGGATTAAAACTATGCGCGTTAGGCTCAATACCCTTATTCACCATTTCGTCAATCAACAACATTGCATCATCCCTTTTCTCAACATCCCTACAATAAAACTTAATCAAACAGTTATAAGTAATTAAATCAGGTTGACACCCAAGCGTCTTCATCTGATTATAAACCTGCAAAAACTGCTCAGTCGTCCCAAACTTCACATAATGACTCAACAAGTTGTTAAAAGTCGCAGCATTAGGCTGACAACCTTTCTCAATCATCACCGATAAAACATCATGCGCCCGCTTAATCTCCCAACGTCTACACAATCCatcaattaaaatattataaGTATACACATTTGGAACAATTCCCTTTCTCTTCATTTCGCGAAAAACACTCTCAGCCTTCCAAATATTTTTAATCCTACACCAACCCTTAATCAAGTTATTATAATCAACAACATCAGGCTCAAACCTATCCTTTAACCCATCAATAAACAACTGAGCCTCGACCGGCTTATACTTATTAACAAACATAGCAATAACAGCAGAAATTGCAGCATTATCAAGACTAAAACCATACCACTCCATCCAATTAAGCACTTCTTCCGCATCTGAAAATTTACCAGCTTTAACATGCCTCCTAAACAACCTAGCTAAAAGCACAGTAGGAATGTCTAATTTTCGATGTTTCATTtctctaattaaattataaacaaGATCACACCTATCAGCTTTCCCAAGTAAATCAACAATTTCAACAAAACTCTGCTTATAAATCTCAAAATTGTCCCAATTAACTGCCCAATTAAAAAAGGCAAGAGCTTGGGCAAAGGGGATAGGATGTCGAATATACCGACATTTTTCGAGAACAGAAACGACAACCG contains:
- the LOC141586558 gene encoding pentatricopeptide repeat-containing protein At1g20300, mitochondrial-like — protein: MALIRSKLHLAFPKSFIKPFSLSFSTVLESSKNPNFSQDEKETHEIDANISSNITPQQNPVVKGLNSLIKDHHRKNPKLYESRDITYNFTIPSLAQSFSQIAPGECISPSVVVSVLEKCRYIRHPIPFAQALAFFNWAVNWDNFEIYKQSFVEIVDLLGKADRCDLVYNLIREMKHRKLDIPTVLLARLFRRHVKAGKFSDAEEVLNWMEWYGFSLDNAAISAVIAMFVNKYKPVEAQLFIDGLKDRFEPDVVDYNNLIKGWCRIKNIWKAESVFREMKRKGIVPNVYTYNILIDGLCRRWEIKRAHDVLSVMIEKGCQPNAATFNNLLSHYVKFGTTEQFLQVYNQMKTLGCQPDLITYNCLIKFYCRDVEKRDDAMLLIDEMVNKGIEPNAHSFNPIFNCYSQVGDVNAAQTLYAKMKELECEPNVVSYNVLLRMFVESKSTDMVFKLIDEMDDVNVETYKIYISMFCAMGDWSKACKYFEEMLEQMKLRPRMLVYEVYDMVLKALRIAGQTKKHAELVDMMKTHPLYTK